One genomic region from Amphiprion ocellaris isolate individual 3 ecotype Okinawa chromosome 20, ASM2253959v1, whole genome shotgun sequence encodes:
- the jmjd7 gene encoding bifunctional peptidase and (3S)-lysyl hydroxylase JMJD7 has translation MESVRKRLAECSEEAQELYLNQSVPYLDGPPDPLLFYRDWIGPNKPCIIRNAFNHWPALSRWTLEYLRQKVGSKVISVAVTPNGYADAVNGDRFVMPEERQMSFSSVLDVIEGKVQRSGVFYVQKQCSNLLLELPELNDDLEPHISWMSSALGKLPDAVNFWLGEENAVTSMHKDHYENLYCVVSGEKHFILLPPTDRPFIPYGVYQPAVYRQRDNGEFEVMDQSDSEKVPWIPLDPLDPDLQLFPQYRRARPLHVTVKAGEMLFLPSLWFHHVRQSHGCIAVNFWYDMEYDIKYNYFQLLEALCDITASA, from the exons atggagtCTGTGAGGAAACGACTGGCTGAGTGTTCAGAGGAGGCTCAGG AGCTGTACCTGAACCAATCGGTGCCCTACCTGGATGGACCACCTGACCCGCTGCTCTTCTACAGGGACTGGATTGGTCCCAACAAGCCCTGCATCATCCGCAATGCCTTCAACCATTGGCCGGCTCTGTCCAGGTGGACGCTGGAGTACCTGAG ACAGAAGGTGGGGTCAAAGGTCATCAGCGTGGCAGTGACTCCCAACGGTTACGCCGACGCCGTCAACGGGGATCGATTCGTGATGCCTGAAGAACGACAGATGAGCTTCTCCTCGGTGCTCGACGTCATCGAGGGGAAG GTGCAGCGTTCCGGTGTGTTCTACGTCCAGAAACAGTGTTCTAACCTGCTGCTGGAGCTTCCTGAACTCAATGATGACCTGGAGCCTCACATCTCCTGGATGAGCAGCGCTCTCG gaaAGTTACCAGACGCAGTAAATTTCTGGCTGGGAGAAGAAAACGCCGTCACGTCTA TGCACAAAGACCACTATGAGAATCTTTACTGCGTTGTCTCTGGAGAGAAACACTTCATCCTGCTGCCGCCTACCGACCGCCCCTTCATCCCCTACG GTGTGTACCAGCCGGCTGTTTACCGTCAGCGGGACAATGGAGAGTTCGAGGTCATGGATCAGAGCGACTCAGAGAAG GTCCCGTGGATCCCTCTGGACCCTCTGGATCCGGACCTGCAGCTCTTCCCTCAGTACCGGCGAGCTCGACCGCTTCATGTGACAGTCAAGGCTGGAGAGATGCTGTTCCTGCCGTCGCTGTGGTTCCATCATGTCAGGCAGTCACACGGCTGCATCGCAG TGAACTTCTGGTACGACATGGAGTACGACATCAAGTACAACTACTTCCAGCTGCTGGAGGCGCTGTGTGACATCACGGCATCCGCATGA
- the fbxo34 gene encoding F-box only protein 34, which produces MHLKSYPKLVRSEVHLDAPGVQTASQRSSLFLSQQGGLLRTCSGNHGNVSSNRLPFSVISTNTLRCTNATNCSSGVTSLQLKAPSSAALQLLPPTPGCENNSPGLYQTTAEDADAPLDIWAVIKPGHVREKIAIFASEEGRADGARVSERTSTSSSSSQDRAPAVLVNHGTMTGLSRAVKAKGSWEESSSAKRRRRSGNNQNLQQDQRTQVQDTQQLALKLPPQSLDATQCPAGGRRDSEVMSAEEEEQKVSVVEIVAFMEQRANEQQPDSKPLLALQRSSTTITLSRAPPPVVREGSEVKGEEPESIKVSDMVARLESECLRRRTEGDLSRNNSLRRTVGRVLLAAADHGSAPDHSSAPCQPSSPSSSLTSPVAPSSSSSPLPAAPSGEPISCLQTIRAETPASALTTTPSPGLTTPPSGELVGTSQQVGGIVTETVAPPPSSEEAEPVPGLLFLTPPSAETDSELQPSAVCPSPSNSTSQSEKRRRRRRKTDVVQAEEVVDVASPLSRRASASQDFLVMRQRLQQLLEPQPYLAVLPHHLLVKIFLLLPTQSLAALKCSCHYFKFIIENYGVRPADSLWVSDPRYRDDPCKQCKKRYGRGDVSLCRWHHKPYCQALPYGPGYWMCCHGAHRDAPGCNVGLHDNRWVPAFHSINVPIYRRSRNHDD; this is translated from the coding sequence ATGCACCTGAAGTCGTATCCGAAGCTCGTACGTTCGGAGGTTCATCTGGATGCCCCCGGCGTTCAGACGGCGTCGCAGCGGAGCAGTCTGTTCCTGAGCCAGCAGGGGGGGCTGCTGAGGACCTGCAGCGGTAACCATGGCAACGTCAGCAGCAACCGCCTCCCCTTCAGCGTCATCTCCACGAACACGCTGCGCTGCACCAACGCAACCAACTGCAGCAGCGGCGTGACATCGCTCCAGCTGAAGGCGCCATCCAGCGCCGCCCTGCAGCTCCTCCCCCCGACGCCAGGCTGCGAGAACAACTCGCCCGGACTTTACCAAACCACCGCCGAGGACGCCGACGCTCCACTTGACATCTGGGCCGTCATCAAGCCCGGACACGTCCGTGAGAAGATCGCCATCTTTGCCTCAGAGGAGGGGCGGGCGGACGGAGCCAGAGTCAGTGAACGCACCTCaaccagcagctccagcagccaGGACAGAGCGCCGGCAGTGTTGGTGAACCACGGCACCATGACGGGACTCTCACGGGCCGTGAAGGCAAAGGGCAGCTGGGAGGAAAGCTCCAGCGCCAAACGCCGCCGCCGGTCTGGAAACAACCAGAACCTCCAGCAGGACCAGAGGACCCAGGTTCAGGACACTCAGCAGCTCGCCCTCAAACTGCCGCCACAAAGCTTGGACGCTACGCAGTGTCCAGCCGGCGGGCGGCGTGACAGCGAGGTGATGtcggccgaggaggaggagcagaaggTGTCGGTGGTGGAGATCGTGGCGTTCATGGAGCAACGGGCGAATGAGCAGCAGCCGGACTCCAAACCTCTGCTCGCTCTCCAGAGGAGCTCCACCACCATCACGCTGTCCAGAGCTCCGCCCCCTGTGGTCAGGGAGGGGTCAGAGGTCAAGGGGGAGGAGCCAGAGAGCATCAAGGTGTCAGACATGGTGGCCAGACTGGAGTCGGAGTGtctgaggaggaggacggagggagaCCTGTCCAGAAACAACAGTCTGAGGAGGACGGTGGGACGAGTCCTGCTCGCTGCCGCAGATCACGGCTCCGCCCCCGATCACAGCTCGGCCCCCTGCCagccatcatcaccatcatcatcactgaCATCACCAGTGGcaccttcatcttcctcctcaccGCTGCCTGCGGCTCCGAGCGGGGAGCCAATCAGCTGTCTTCAAACCATCAGGGCGGAGACACCTGCCTCAGCTCTGACCACGACCCCCTCTCCAGGTCTGACCACGCCCCCATCAGGTGAGTTGGTGGGCACATCTCAGCAGGTGGGGGGAATTGTCACAGAGACTGTAGCTCCACCCCCTTCATCTGAGGAGGCAGAGCCTGTTCCTGGATTATTGTTTTTGACTCCGCCTTCTGCTGAGACAGACTCAGAGCTCCAGCCCTCTGCTGTTTGCCCCTCCCCCAGTAACTctaccagccaatcagagaagaggaggaggaggaggagaaagactGACGTCGTCCAGGCGGAGGAAGTTGTGGACGTGGCCTCGCCTCTGAGCCGGCGCGCGTCAGCGTCGCAGGACTTCCTGGTGATGCGTCAgcggctgcagcagctgctggagcCGCAGCCTTACCTGGCCGTTCTGCCGCATCACCTGCTGGTGAAaatcttcctgctgctgccgaCGCAGAGTCTCGCTGCACTTAAGTGCAGCTGCCACTACTTCAAGTTCATCATCGAGAACTACGGCGTCCGGCCTGCCGACTCGCTCTGGGTGTCCGACCCGCGTTACCGTGACGACCCCTGCAAGCAGTGCAAGAAGCGCTACGGCCGCGGCGACGTGTCGCTGTGCCGCTGGCACCACAAGCCGTACTGCCAGGCGCTGCCCTACGGCCCTGGATACTGGATGTGTTGCCATGGCGCCCACAGGGACGCGCCCGGCTGCAATGTGGGTCTCCACGACAACCGCTGGGTGCCGGCGTTCCACAGCATCAACGTGCCGATTTACAGGAGGAGCCGTAACCATGACGACTGA